The DNA segment GCGTGGCCGTCGAGGACACCCCGACCGGCGTGGCCTCCGCCGAGGGCGCCGGGTGCGCGGTGCTCGCCGTGCCCTCCCTCGCCCCGATCGGCGCCGCGCCCGGCCGCACCGTGCGGGACAGCCTGGCGGACGTCACCGTCGAGGAGCTGAGGGCCATGACCGCGCCCGCGCTGACCGTCATGAGCTGGAACCTCTGGCTCGGCGGCGCGCGGATCGACGACCACCGGGCCAAGCAGATCAAGGTGATCCTGGACAGCGGCGCCGACGTCGTCGGGCTCCAGGAGACCGCGGGCACCGCCGCCCAGGAGCTGGCCGAGGCCCTCGGCTGGCACCACCACCGGGCCGGCGAGAACCTCGGCGTCCTCAGCCGCCACCCGATCACGGCCCACTTCGGCGACCCGGACCCCGGCTTCTACGGCGCGACCGGCGTCCGCGTCCAGGTCGCGCCGGGCCGGGCCGTCGACGTATGGACCGCGCATCTGCACTACACGCCGTACGGGCCCTACGAGTCCGCCTTCGACGGGCTGCCGGCGGCCGAGCTGATCGCCCACGAGGGGACGCGGCTCGCCCAGATGCGCGAGGCGCTGGAACGGATCGAGGAGGCGTCCGAGGAGGGGGTCCCGGTCGTCCTGACCGGCGACTTCAACTGCCCCTCGCACCTGGACCGGTCCGACGTCGCCTGGCCGGTGATGCAGGCCGCCGAGCAGGCGGGGTTCGCCGACGCCTACCGCCAGGCCCGTCCCGACCCCGCCGAGGCCCCCGGGCACACCTGGTCGCCGATCCACCCGGTGCACGAGGACGGCAGCGGCCGGGCCGAGCCGCAGGACCGGATCGACTACGTCCTGCACCGGGGCCTGACCGTCCGGGACGCCCGCACCGTGGTCACCGGGGACCCCCGTCCCTGGCCGGACGTGGCCGAAAACGAATGGCCCTCCGACCATGCGGCGGTCCTCGCCTCCTTTGCGTTTCCTGTGAGCTGACCTGGGGTTATCGGGGGTCGGCGTTGCGGTTCGAGGTGACCGTCCCGTAAGTTGTGCGAGCTCTCTACTGACTGGTAATACCGGTAGGTCTTCCATGCGCTGGCCCCTCGGCCGTCCCACCACCGTCCGCACCCGGATCGTGGCGCTCGCGCTCGCACCGGCCGTCGCCCTGATGGCCCTGTGGGGCTTCGCCATGGTGTCGGACACCGCGGAGCTGCGCGCGCTGATCCGGGTCCAGGGGGTGTACGCCGACTTCGGCACCCCCGTGGACACCGCGGTCGGGCAGATCCAGATCGAGCGCCGGATGTCCGCCGCCTATCTGGGCGCCGGCGGCCGGGACGCCGCGGGGGCGGGGCAGCTGCTGGGCCAGCAGCGCCGTACCGACCAGATGGTCGACGCGATGCGGCAGGCGATCCGCGGCGGCGACCGCGGCCGGCTCACGACGCGCCAGCGGCAGTCGCTGGACGCCATGGTCACGGCCACCGACCGGCTGGACGGGCTGCGGCAGCGGGTGCTCACCCGGGAGATCAGCTGGGACCGGGCGGTCGAGCAGTACAGCGCGGTGATCGAGCCCACCTTCGACGTGCAGTCCACGCTGACCGCGCTCCAGGCCGGACAGCTCGCCCGGGAGACCGAGACCGTCTTCGAGCTGGTCCGGGTGCGCGAGTTCGTCTCCCGCGAGGACGCGCTGGTCGCGGGCGCGCGGGCGGCGGGCACCGCGCTGACCCCCGGCCAGTACGACGCGCTCACCCAGACCATCGAGGACCGGCGCGTCTTCCAGCAGACCTATGTGCCCGACCTGCCCGCCGACTCCCGGGCCCTGTTCGAGAAGTTCCAGGACGGCGCCCTGTACCGCTCCCTGAACCAGGGCGAGGACGCGCTGCTGCGGGCCGGGGCCGGCGGGGCGTCCCGGGCGGTCGCGGCGGACAGCTGGCGTTCGACCGTCGACCGGATCGTCAAGCAGTACCGCGATCTGTGCACCGCCGCGGCCGACAACTCCGCCGCGCGCGGGCGGGCGTTCGCCTACCGGCAGCTGACCAGGGCGGCGATCGCCGGTGCCGCCGGACTGGTCGTCGCGGGGCTGTCGCTGTGGTTCGCGGTGCGGGGCGCGCGGCGCATCTCGCGCCGGCTGGAGGCCCTGCGGGACGCCGCCGATGTGCTCGCGGAGCGGCAACTCCCCGATGTGATGCGCCGGTTGAGTGCCGGTGAGGAGGTGGACGCCCTGGCCGAGGCGCCGCCGCTCGCCGCCGCGGGGGACCGCGACGACGAGATCGGGCAGGTCGGCCGGTCCTTCAACACCGCGCGGCTCGCCGCGGTCGAGGCGGCGGTGCGGCAGGCGACGCTGCGCCGGGGCCTGTTCGCGGTGCTGCTCAACATCGCGCGCCGCAACCAGGCGCTGGTGCACCGGCAGTTGAAGCTGGTGGACACGCTGGAGCGGCGCACCGAGGACCCCGACGTGCTGCGCGAGCTGTTCCGCATCGACCATCTCACCACTCGGATGCGGCGGCACGCGGAGAGCCTGATCATCCTCTCCGGCTCGGCGCCGGGCCGCCGTTGGCGCCGGCCGGTGCCCATCGCGCAGGTCGTCTCCTCGGCGGTCGGCGAGATCGAGGACTACGCGCGGGTGGTCGTACCGCCGATGCCGGACACCGGGATCGCGGCGGACGCGGTCGCCGACGTCGTCCATCTCTTCGCCGAACTCCTGGAGAACGCGACGGTGTTCTCGCCGCCGCACACCCAGGTCACGCTGCGCACCGGGCGGGTCGGCGGCGGCTTCGTGCTGGAGATCGACGACCGCGGGCTCGGCCTCGACGCCGAGGCCCACGCGCACGCCGAGCGCACCCTCACCGACCCCGACGCCTTCGACCCCACCCGCCACGACCGCCTCGGCCTCTACGTCGTCGGCCGCCTGGCCGCCCGCCACGGCATCGACGTCAGCCTCCGGGACTCCCCGTACGGGGGTACGACGGCGGTGGTCCTCCTCCCGGAGACGATCCTGGCGGCGACCGGCGAGACGGACACGCGGCCGGACCCCGAGCCGACCGCCACGCCACCGGCCACGCCGACCGGGGTGTGGGCCGGGCACGGAGACCCCGGGCACGGAGACCCCGGGCACGGAGGCGCCGGGCACGGAGGCCCTGGGCACGGAGGCGCTGGTCGCGGGGGCGCGCGGGTGCCGCTGCCGCCCGAGGAGCGCGGCGAGGTACGACCGCTGCCGTCGGCCGGGGTACGACCCCTGCCGTCCCGGCGCAGGAACGGTCCTGCGGAGCCCGGGACACCGTCGACCGGGTCACCCGGCGGCGCCCCGCACCCGTCCGCGCAGCCCGGCCCCCTGCCCGCGCGAGGTTCCGGCCCGTCCGTGGGCGGCACCCCGTGGCAGGC comes from the Streptomyces sp. SUK 48 genome and includes:
- a CDS encoding HAD-IA family hydrolase; amino-acid sequence: MTTPHDSRLPLQAVLFDMDGTLVDTEHLWWEAVEAVAGRPLTEADQPDVLGRPVEHTAHWLARTTGRAVGDLAAGLHREFADRVRTAIVPRPGALALLDALAADGVPTALVTASPRAVADVVIEALGVHRFAHSVTADDTARTKPDPEPYLAACRALGVEPAGCVAVEDTPTGVASAEGAGCAVLAVPSLAPIGAAPGRTVRDSLADVTVEELRAMTAPALTVMSWNLWLGGARIDDHRAKQIKVILDSGADVVGLQETAGTAAQELAEALGWHHHRAGENLGVLSRHPITAHFGDPDPGFYGATGVRVQVAPGRAVDVWTAHLHYTPYGPYESAFDGLPAAELIAHEGTRLAQMREALERIEEASEEGVPVVLTGDFNCPSHLDRSDVAWPVMQAAEQAGFADAYRQARPDPAEAPGHTWSPIHPVHEDGSGRAEPQDRIDYVLHRGLTVRDARTVVTGDPRPWPDVAENEWPSDHAAVLASFAFPVS
- a CDS encoding nitrate- and nitrite sensing domain-containing protein, with amino-acid sequence MRWPLGRPTTVRTRIVALALAPAVALMALWGFAMVSDTAELRALIRVQGVYADFGTPVDTAVGQIQIERRMSAAYLGAGGRDAAGAGQLLGQQRRTDQMVDAMRQAIRGGDRGRLTTRQRQSLDAMVTATDRLDGLRQRVLTREISWDRAVEQYSAVIEPTFDVQSTLTALQAGQLARETETVFELVRVREFVSREDALVAGARAAGTALTPGQYDALTQTIEDRRVFQQTYVPDLPADSRALFEKFQDGALYRSLNQGEDALLRAGAGGASRAVAADSWRSTVDRIVKQYRDLCTAAADNSAARGRAFAYRQLTRAAIAGAAGLVVAGLSLWFAVRGARRISRRLEALRDAADVLAERQLPDVMRRLSAGEEVDALAEAPPLAAAGDRDDEIGQVGRSFNTARLAAVEAAVRQATLRRGLFAVLLNIARRNQALVHRQLKLVDTLERRTEDPDVLRELFRIDHLTTRMRRHAESLIILSGSAPGRRWRRPVPIAQVVSSAVGEIEDYARVVVPPMPDTGIAADAVADVVHLFAELLENATVFSPPHTQVTLRTGRVGGGFVLEIDDRGLGLDAEAHAHAERTLTDPDAFDPTRHDRLGLYVVGRLAARHGIDVSLRDSPYGGTTAVVLLPETILAATGETDTRPDPEPTATPPATPTGVWAGHGDPGHGDPGHGGAGHGGPGHGGAGRGGARVPLPPEERGEVRPLPSAGVRPLPSRRRNGPAEPGTPSTGSPGGAPHPSAQPGPLPARGSGPSVGGTPWQASYTDHRLSGPGDASHPPAQSGSRPAERPRAAESATPWHAPHGSSSTPGPGAPAAPSGGGPAASAPPPLPTRRPGGHDAPGQPPHAPTAGPGAPASTPPPPLPARRPGPSASADAWQPPHASAPGHGASASAPPPPLPTRRRGAPDGGVPAEAAGAAPVLPTRVRQASLARQLRDEPQDQAKGGRREVDAEEMRAIFGAFQRGLDQGRKGMPARPERPGATDGDTVNIHVDEGTDTDDAR